The Balneola vulgaris DSM 17893 DNA window TTTTATTCTTTTGGGTCGATGAATTCTGTGATGAGTTTTTGAATCTCGGGAATACCTTTTCGGCTGCTGGCTGAATATGCAATGATTGGAACTTCAATGTTCATTTCAGCTAAAATGTTTTTCACTTTTTTTCGAGATTGGGCCAATTTATTATTCGAAAGCTTATCCCCTTTGGAAAGGAGTACGCAAAATGGCATCTCGTTTGAAGCCAGCCAATAGAAAAAATCTTGATCTAGGGCAGTTGGTTCGTGCCTTGCGTCTACCACATGTATAACAAGGTGAAGTGTTTCTCGCTCCGTTAGGTATTTACGGATATTCCTCCCCCAACGTTCGCGCTCTTTCTGAGGCACTTTAGCGTACCCGTAGCCTGGCAAATCAACAAAATAACAATCATCACCAATGCGGTAATAATTCATCTGTTGGGTTTTACCCGGCACATTAGACGTACGAGCTATATTCTTACGATTTACAATCGCATTGATAAGCGAAGACTTCCCAACATTCGACCGTCCCGCAAAACATACTTCGGGTAGATCGGCTTTTGGGCACTCTTCAATTTTAGTGGCACTAGTTACAAAAGTAGCTTTGCCATTAAACAAGTTCATTTTCTTCTTTTTCTACACCAAAATTAACGGGTACAGGATAGTTACCTGTAAAGCATGCCGTACAGTAGTCATTTTCAGAAACATTCGCTTCCTTTACAGCATTTACAAGCCCATCGGCAGAGAGATATCTTAAGCTATCAACACCGATTTCTTCAGCGATTTTTTCCACATTCCGATCAAACTTATTCGCTATTAACTCTTCAGGAGTTGGGAAATCCATCCCGTAATAACATGGACTGATAATAGGTGGTGAACTTACTAAGAAATGAATTTCTGCCGGGTTACATGCACGAATCATATCCACTAAGTAACGGGAAGTTGTACCGCGAACAATAGAATCATCAACGATGATAACAGAACGGCCTTCAATTACCCCACGAACTGGATTAAACTTGGTGCGAACTTTCTGCTCTCTAGATTTTTGTCCGGGAGAAATA harbors:
- the yihA gene encoding ribosome biogenesis GTP-binding protein YihA/YsxC, with protein sequence MNLFNGKATFVTSATKIEECPKADLPEVCFAGRSNVGKSSLINAIVNRKNIARTSNVPGKTQQMNYYRIGDDCYFVDLPGYGYAKVPQKERERWGRNIRKYLTERETLHLVIHVVDARHEPTALDQDFFYWLASNEMPFCVLLSKGDKLSNNKLAQSRKKVKNILAEMNIEVPIIAYSASSRKGIPEIQKLITEFIDPKE